One Pseudomonas sp. B21_DOA genomic window, TCGGCACACCGCGTACCGCTGAAGAGGTGCACGGGATGTCGCTGGGCAATCTGCATGGGGAGTATGCGACGGTGGTCAGTGCTGCCCTGATTCTGACAGCCAACTGATAGACCTGTGGGAGCTGGCTTGCCAGCGATTGCGGTGAATCAGGCGACATCAATGCAGGGATGTGCCGCCCTATCGCTGGCAAGCCAGCTCCCACAGGGGCTGCGCAGGTTCACAAAAATGTGTTGAGTGCAGATCAACTGTGGGAGCGAGCCTGCTCGCGAAAGCGGTGTGTCAGGCGAAGAAGACCTTCGCCAGTGACATCAAGCGCCGTGGCACTTCTTGAATTTTTTGCCGTTGCCGCATGGGCAAGGGTCGTTGCGGCCGACGTCTTTCAGGGCGTTGCGCACTGGTTCCTGGTGGGCGTGGCCGCAGTTCGGGCCGTGGACATGGCCATGGTCGTGATCGTGATAGTGGTCATGATCGTGGTTGCAGTCAGGGCCATGGACATGGGGTTGCTGGGTCATCGAGGTCACTCCGGAGTTAGATCGGCGGGGATTATCACGCCATTGCGCTCAAGGTGCACGTAGTGGGCGATGAATAAACCGGTTTC contains:
- a CDS encoding SEC-C domain-containing protein gives rise to the protein MTQQPHVHGPDCNHDHDHYHDHDHGHVHGPNCGHAHQEPVRNALKDVGRNDPCPCGNGKKFKKCHGA